The following are from one region of the Anguilla rostrata isolate EN2019 chromosome 7, ASM1855537v3, whole genome shotgun sequence genome:
- the ptprz1a gene encoding receptor-type tyrosine-protein phosphatase zeta isoform X3 encodes MEVTTSKSFLLLAQLVLICLIAEVVQGYFRSQRKFTEDIDWSYAGTLNQKNWAKKYPSCNNAKQSPINIEEDLTQVKLQFQQLRFEGWDQLTSDTTAIKNDGKTVAVDLNGEFYLSGGGLRSRFRVGRIQFHWGTCNASSDGSEHSLNGVRFPLEMQIFCYEPHKFKSIDDAFKDGGKITALAVLFEVSHEDNDNYVPIINAVNSVSRFGKSGLVEPFSLQSLLPNSTGKYFTYNGSLTAPPCSETVEWVVFKNTVSISDIQLEVFCEVMTLQQAGYVMLLDYLQNNFREQQDQFIGQVFSSYTGTEEVPSPICSSEPENVQADPHNYTSLLVTWERPRAVYDTNIEKYSVTYWRLEGEDPPKSEYLTDGDQDVGAIIQDLAGNTSYMVQVVAVCTGGLYGRVSDQLRVDMPLDDPETDPDLYLGPDETEDVFKEVYQPNLSQGKSSQNQASTSARTVTSDSPSIRIAMETAGPGFLFPGRRSTTTPAVRRVTEESSLPWSRGHTQRPVQSPGTERTSLISPAALPGNGSVITDVYYDDVVNSTAYENATAPTAPPLDAAPPDDTPGPSWGTRGEAATSPAATDTGGYEVTEATPLPENPLAVTPTPSLEVPLWPTSPGGELPSVSTSAFSAVLSRTTQPVSNVAAASTQSPTPSFGRARPVRPPALSPTTSPDGGSTAPLSQDGQVDSSASGSTLYVESPDDLDQDWDRGRTAPPGAGGTPSFALAASPTAPAPFAEATASGADDGSGGDRPSSFYFDSDNGTEVVVMETKGLGTFGGGEEESGSGSLYDNETSSDFSIPEYTEMESEEALEAEASNSSHESRIGLVSREERERKVFLPLAVVSVLTFLCLLVLVGILVYWRKCFQTAHFYIDDNTSPRVISDPATPMLFAEDDHKAFPVKEFVRHVAVLHDTNSFPQEFEILKECYKEIQACTVDLGMTSDSSNHPDNKSKNRYINILAYDHSRVRLSSNSDRDVKCGDYINANYVDGFNRPRAYIAAQGPLKSSTEDFWRMIWEQNVGVIVMITNLVEKGRRKCDQYWPVETQEEYGCFLVTLKSTRVLAFYTQRTFTLRNTRVKKGSQKGRGHERTVVQYHYTQWPDMGVPEYTLPVLTFVRKSSLARGGDKGPVVIHCSAGVGRTGTYIVLDSMLQQIKEQGTVNITGFLKHIRTQRNYLVQTEEQYVFTHDALVEGILSQETEVPSTRIHGYVNDLLTPAPSGRTRLEKQFKLITQSNAKQCDYSAALKQCNREKNRNSSLIPVERSRVCLSTVAGETSDYINASYIMGYHHSSEFIVTQTPLPSTTKDFWRMIWDHNAQVIITLPSTQSQTEEEEECVFWPQKDQPISYEAFTVSLAREDHVCLSNEEMLVVQDFVLEATQDDYVLEVRQYRAPQWPSPDGPISHTFELIKIIREDTGSRDGPVVVQDTFGGVTAGTFCALTTLMHQLEEENSIDVYQVAKMTNLMRPGVFTDIEQYQFLYKAILSLVSTREDEKMLQSTDNNGTILGSSTNAAESLESLV; translated from the exons GAACACTTAACCAAAAGAACTGGGCCAAGAAGTATCCATCATGCAATAATGCCAAACAGTCCCCCATAAACATCGAGGAGGACCTCACCCAGGTGAAGCTTCAGTTTCAACAGCTGAGGTTTGAGGGCTGGGACCAGCTGACCTCAGACACCACCGCCATCAAAAACGACGGAAAAACAG TTGCGGTAGACCTGAACGGAGAGTTCTACCTGAGCGGAGGGGGGCTGAGGTCCCGGTTCAGGGTGGGCCGAATCCAGTTCCACTGGGGCACGTGCAACGCCTCCTCCGACGGCTCGGAGCACAGCCTCAATGGCGTCAGGTTTCCGCTCGAG aTGCAGATTTTCTGTTATGAACCGCACAAGTTCAAATCCATTGATGACGCATTCAAAGATGGAGGAAAGATCACAGCTCTGGCTGTCTTGTTTGAG GTCAGTCATGAGGACAACGACAACTACGTGCCGATTATCAACGCCGTGAACTCTGTGAGCCGATTCG GTAAAAGCGGCCTCGTGGAACCGTTCAGCCTGCAGAGCCTCCTGCCCAATTCGACGGGGAAATATTTCACGTACAACGGCTCCCTGACCGCGCCGCCGTGCTCGGAGACGGTGGAGTGGGTGGTGTTCAAGAACACCGTATCCATCTCTGACATACAG ctGGAGGTGTTCTGTGAGGTCATGACCCTGCAGCAGGCCGGGTATGTGATGCTGCTGGACTACCTGCAGAATAACTTCAGGGAGCAGCAGGACCAGTTCATTGGCCAGGTCTTCTCCTCTTACACTGGGACGGAGGAAGTGCCCAGCCCCA TTTGTAGCTCAGAGCCGGAGAACGTGCAGGCAGACCCTCACAACTACACCAGCTTGCTGGTGACCTGGGAGCGGCCGCGGGCGGTGTATGACACCAACATCGAGAAGTACTCCGTCACCTACTGGCGGCTGGAGGGGGAGGACCCGCCCAAGAGCGAGTACCTGACAGACGGGGACCAGGACGTG GGTGCCATAATCCAGGACCTGGCGGGTAACACCAGCTACATGGTTCAGGTGGTGGCGGTCTGCACCGGCGGTCTGTACGGCCGCGTGAGTGACCAGCTGCGCGTGGATATGCCCCTGGATGACCCTG AAACAGATCCTGATCTATATTTAGGTCCTGATGAAACTGAAGATGTCTTTAAG GAAGTGTACCAGCCGAATTTGTCGCAGGGAAAATCGAGCCAGAACCAGGCAAGCACGTCAGCCCGCACCGTTACCAGCGACTCCCCCTCCATTCgcatcgccatggaaacagcGGGCCCAGGCTTCCTGTTTCCCGGCAGGAGGAGCACAACCACTCCTGCGGTGAGGAGGGTCACGGAGGAGAGCTCGCTCCCCTGGTCCCGGGGCCACACCCAGCGtcccgtccagagccccggcaCCGAGCGGACTTCCCTCATCAGCCCCGCGGCGTTGCCCGGCAACGGCAGCGTCATCACCGACGTCTACTACGACGACGTCGTCAACAGCACGGCCTACGAGAACGCCACGGCCCCTACGGCCCCGCCTCTCGACGCCGCGCCCCCGGACGACACCCCCGGTCCTTCCTGGGGCACCCGCGGGGAAGCCGCGACGTCGCCCGCCGCAACCGACACTGGTGGGTACGAGGTGACGGaggccacccccctccccgaaaaCCCGCTCGCcgttacccccaccccctccctggaGGTACCGCTGTGGCCCACAAGCCCCGGCGGCGAGCTCCCCTCCGTCTCAACGTCCGCCTTCAGTGCCGTTCTCTCCCGGACCACCCAACCGGTGTCTAATG TGGCCGCAGCCAGCACTCAGAGCCCCACGCCCTCCTTCGGTCGGGCCCGGCCcgtccgcccccccgccctgtcccccaccacctcccccgaTGGCGGCTCCACAGCCCCGCTCTCTCAGGACGGACAGGTAGACAGTAGCGCCTCGGGCTCCACCCTGTACGTGGAGTCGCCGGACGACTTAGATCAGGACTGGGACCGGGGCCGGACGGCGCCCCCTGGGGCGGGAGGCACGCCCTCGTTCGCGCTGGCGGCCTCGCCCACCGCGCCGGCCCCGTTCGCCGAGGCGACGGCCAGCGGCGCGGACGACGGCAGCGGCGGCGACCGCCCGTCCTCGTTCTACTTCGACAGCGACAACGGGACCGAGGTTGTCGTCATGGAGACCAAAGGCCTGGGCACGTTtggcggaggggaggaggagagcggcTCCGGGAGTCTCTACGACAACGAGACGTCCTCAGACTTCAGCATACCCGAGTACACGGAGATGGAGTCTGAGGAAGCGCTGGAAGCAG aGGCCAGCAACAGCAGCCACGAGTCTCGTATTGGCCTGGTGAGCcgtgaagagagggagagaaaggttTTCTTGCCACTGGCTGTGGTCTCCGTTCTTACTTTCCTCTGCTTGCTGGTACTGGTGGGGATCCTGGTCTACTGGAG GAAGTGCTTCCAGACAGCCCACTTTTACATAGACGACAACACCTCACCCAGAGTCATCTCTGACCCAGCCACGCCTATGCTCTTCGCTGAAG ATGATCATAAAGCTTTTCCCGTAAAAGAGTTTGTCAGACACGTGGCGGTGCTTCATGACACCAACTCGTTCCCACAGGAGTTTGAG ATATTGAAAGAGTGTTATAAG GAGATCCAGGCGTGCACGGTGGATCTGGGTATGACCTCAGACAGCTCCAACCATCCCGACAACAAAAGCAAGAACAGATACATCAACATCCTGGCAT ACGACCACAGTCGAGTTCGACTCTCGTCTAACTCTGACAGAGACGTGAAGTGTGGAGACTACATTAACGCAAACTATGTGGAT GGCTTCAACAGACCCAGGGCCTACATCGCGGCTCAGGGCCCGTTGAAGTCCAGCACAGAGGACTTCTGGAGGATGATCTGGGAGCAGAACGTGGGCGTGATTGTTATGATCACCAACTTGgtggagaaagggagg AGGAAATGTGACCAGTACTGGCCAGTGGAAACCCAGGAGGAGTATGGCTGCTTCCTGGTGACGCTGAAGAGCACCAGAGTCCTGGCCTTCTACACCCAGAGGACGTTCACCCTGAGAAATACCCGGGTTAAGAAG GGATCTCAGAAGGGGCGGGGTCACGAACGCACTGTGGTCCAGTACCACTACACCCAGTGGCCCGACATGGGTGTCCCGGAGTACACCCTGCCTGTGCTCACGTTCGTGCGGAAGTCCTCCCTGGCCAGGGGAGGGGACAAGGGGCCTGTAGTCATCCATTGCAG TGCTGGAGTGGGTAGGACTGGAACCTACATCGTCCTGGACAGCATGTTACAACAGATTAAGGAACAGGGAACGGTCAACATCACTGGCTTCCTTAAACACATCCGCACGCAGAGGAACTACCTCGTACAGACAGAG gAGCAGTACGTCTTCACCCACGACGCCCTGGTGGAGGGAATCCTGAGCCAGGAGACGGAGGTTCCATCCACCCGTATCCACGGCTACGTCAACGACCTCCTGACCCCAGCACCCTCCGGCAGGACGCGCTTGGAAAAGCAGTTCAAG TTAATAACCCAGTCCAATGCCAAGCAGTGTGACTACTCTGCAGCCCTCAAACAGTGCAACAGAGAAAAGAACCGGAACTCCTCTCTCATCCCGG TGGAGAGGTCCAGAGTCTGTCTGTCGACAGTGGCAGGAGAGACTTCCGACTATATAAACGCGTCGTACATCATG GGGTACCATCACAGCAGTGAGTTCATTGTGACCCAGACGCCACTTCCCAGCACCACTAAGGACTTCTGGAGGATGATCTGGGACCACAACGCCCAGGTTATCATCACACTGCCAAGTACACAGAGTCAG acagaggaggaggaagagtgtgTGTTCTGGCCCCAAAAggaccagccaatcagctacgAGGCATTCACAGTCTCCCTCGCCCGAGAGGACCACGTGTGCCTGTCCAACGAGGAGATGCTGGTGGTGCAGGACTTTGTTCTGGAGGCCACGCAG gatgaCTATGTCCTGGAGGTGAGGCAGTACCGGGCCCCACAGTGGCCCAGCCCAGACGGTCCCATCAGCCACACCTTCGAGCTGATCAAAATCATCAGAGAGGACACTGGCTCTCGGGACGGGCCCGTCGTCGTACAGGACAC GTTCGGCGGAGTCACTGCAGGAACATTCTGTGCCCTGACGACGCTAATGCACCAGCTTGAGGAAGAGAACTCCATCGATGTCTACCAGGTGGCCAAGATGACCAACCTCATGAGGCCGGGAGTCTTCACTGACATT
- the ptprz1a gene encoding receptor-type tyrosine-protein phosphatase zeta isoform X4, translating to MEVTTSKSFLLLAQLVLICLIAEVVQGYFRSQRKFTEDIDWSYAGTLNQKNWAKKYPSCNNAKQSPINIEEDLTQVKLQFQQLRFEGWDQLTSDTTAIKNDGKTVAVDLNGEFYLSGGGLRSRFRVGRIQFHWGTCNASSDGSEHSLNGVRFPLEMQIFCYEPHKFKSIDDAFKDGGKITALAVLFEVSHEDNDNYVPIINAVNSVSRFGKSGLVEPFSLQSLLPNSTGKYFTYNGSLTAPPCSETVEWVVFKNTVSISDIQLEVFCEVMTLQQAGYVMLLDYLQNNFREQQDQFIGQVFSSYTGTEEVPSPICSSEPENVQADPHNYTSLLVTWERPRAVYDTNIEKYSVTYWRLEGEDPPKSEYLTDGDQDVGAIIQDLAGNTSYMVQVVAVCTGGLYGRVSDQLRVDMPLDDPETDPDLYLGPDETEDVFKEVYQPNLSQGKSSQNQASTSARTVTSDSPSIRIAMETAGPGFLFPGRRSTTTPAVRRVTEESSLPWSRGHTQRPVQSPGTERTSLISPAALPGNGSVITDVYYDDVVNSTAYENATAPTAPPLDAAPPDDTPGPSWGTRGEAATSPAATDTGGYEVTEATPLPENPLAVTPTPSLEVPLWPTSPGGELPSVSTSAFSAVLSRTTQPVSNEASNSSHESRIGLVSREERERKVFLPLAVVSVLTFLCLLVLVGILVYWRKCFQTAHFYIDDNTSPRVISDPATPMLFAEDDHKAFPVKEFVRHVAVLHDTNSFPQEFEILKECYKEIQACTVDLGMTSDSSNHPDNKSKNRYINILAYDHSRVRLSSNSDRDVKCGDYINANYVDGFNRPRAYIAAQGPLKSSTEDFWRMIWEQNVGVIVMITNLVEKGRRKCDQYWPVETQEEYGCFLVTLKSTRVLAFYTQRTFTLRNTRVKKGSQKGRGHERTVVQYHYTQWPDMGVPEYTLPVLTFVRKSSLARGGDKGPVVIHCSAGVGRTGTYIVLDSMLQQIKEQGTVNITGFLKHIRTQRNYLVQTEEQYVFTHDALVEGILSQETEVPSTRIHGYVNDLLTPAPSGRTRLEKQFKLITQSNAKQCDYSAALKQCNREKNRNSSLIPVERSRVCLSTVAGETSDYINASYIMGYHHSSEFIVTQTPLPSTTKDFWRMIWDHNAQVIITLPSTQSQTEEEEECVFWPQKDQPISYEAFTVSLAREDHVCLSNEEMLVVQDFVLEATQDDYVLEVRQYRAPQWPSPDGPISHTFELIKIIREDTGSRDGPVVVQDTFGGVTAGTFCALTTLMHQLEEENSIDVYQVAKMTNLMRPGVFTDIEQYQFLYKAILSLVSTREDEKMLQSTDNNGTILGSSTNAAESLESLV from the exons GAACACTTAACCAAAAGAACTGGGCCAAGAAGTATCCATCATGCAATAATGCCAAACAGTCCCCCATAAACATCGAGGAGGACCTCACCCAGGTGAAGCTTCAGTTTCAACAGCTGAGGTTTGAGGGCTGGGACCAGCTGACCTCAGACACCACCGCCATCAAAAACGACGGAAAAACAG TTGCGGTAGACCTGAACGGAGAGTTCTACCTGAGCGGAGGGGGGCTGAGGTCCCGGTTCAGGGTGGGCCGAATCCAGTTCCACTGGGGCACGTGCAACGCCTCCTCCGACGGCTCGGAGCACAGCCTCAATGGCGTCAGGTTTCCGCTCGAG aTGCAGATTTTCTGTTATGAACCGCACAAGTTCAAATCCATTGATGACGCATTCAAAGATGGAGGAAAGATCACAGCTCTGGCTGTCTTGTTTGAG GTCAGTCATGAGGACAACGACAACTACGTGCCGATTATCAACGCCGTGAACTCTGTGAGCCGATTCG GTAAAAGCGGCCTCGTGGAACCGTTCAGCCTGCAGAGCCTCCTGCCCAATTCGACGGGGAAATATTTCACGTACAACGGCTCCCTGACCGCGCCGCCGTGCTCGGAGACGGTGGAGTGGGTGGTGTTCAAGAACACCGTATCCATCTCTGACATACAG ctGGAGGTGTTCTGTGAGGTCATGACCCTGCAGCAGGCCGGGTATGTGATGCTGCTGGACTACCTGCAGAATAACTTCAGGGAGCAGCAGGACCAGTTCATTGGCCAGGTCTTCTCCTCTTACACTGGGACGGAGGAAGTGCCCAGCCCCA TTTGTAGCTCAGAGCCGGAGAACGTGCAGGCAGACCCTCACAACTACACCAGCTTGCTGGTGACCTGGGAGCGGCCGCGGGCGGTGTATGACACCAACATCGAGAAGTACTCCGTCACCTACTGGCGGCTGGAGGGGGAGGACCCGCCCAAGAGCGAGTACCTGACAGACGGGGACCAGGACGTG GGTGCCATAATCCAGGACCTGGCGGGTAACACCAGCTACATGGTTCAGGTGGTGGCGGTCTGCACCGGCGGTCTGTACGGCCGCGTGAGTGACCAGCTGCGCGTGGATATGCCCCTGGATGACCCTG AAACAGATCCTGATCTATATTTAGGTCCTGATGAAACTGAAGATGTCTTTAAG GAAGTGTACCAGCCGAATTTGTCGCAGGGAAAATCGAGCCAGAACCAGGCAAGCACGTCAGCCCGCACCGTTACCAGCGACTCCCCCTCCATTCgcatcgccatggaaacagcGGGCCCAGGCTTCCTGTTTCCCGGCAGGAGGAGCACAACCACTCCTGCGGTGAGGAGGGTCACGGAGGAGAGCTCGCTCCCCTGGTCCCGGGGCCACACCCAGCGtcccgtccagagccccggcaCCGAGCGGACTTCCCTCATCAGCCCCGCGGCGTTGCCCGGCAACGGCAGCGTCATCACCGACGTCTACTACGACGACGTCGTCAACAGCACGGCCTACGAGAACGCCACGGCCCCTACGGCCCCGCCTCTCGACGCCGCGCCCCCGGACGACACCCCCGGTCCTTCCTGGGGCACCCGCGGGGAAGCCGCGACGTCGCCCGCCGCAACCGACACTGGTGGGTACGAGGTGACGGaggccacccccctccccgaaaaCCCGCTCGCcgttacccccaccccctccctggaGGTACCGCTGTGGCCCACAAGCCCCGGCGGCGAGCTCCCCTCCGTCTCAACGTCCGCCTTCAGTGCCGTTCTCTCCCGGACCACCCAACCGGTGTCTAATG aGGCCAGCAACAGCAGCCACGAGTCTCGTATTGGCCTGGTGAGCcgtgaagagagggagagaaaggttTTCTTGCCACTGGCTGTGGTCTCCGTTCTTACTTTCCTCTGCTTGCTGGTACTGGTGGGGATCCTGGTCTACTGGAG GAAGTGCTTCCAGACAGCCCACTTTTACATAGACGACAACACCTCACCCAGAGTCATCTCTGACCCAGCCACGCCTATGCTCTTCGCTGAAG ATGATCATAAAGCTTTTCCCGTAAAAGAGTTTGTCAGACACGTGGCGGTGCTTCATGACACCAACTCGTTCCCACAGGAGTTTGAG ATATTGAAAGAGTGTTATAAG GAGATCCAGGCGTGCACGGTGGATCTGGGTATGACCTCAGACAGCTCCAACCATCCCGACAACAAAAGCAAGAACAGATACATCAACATCCTGGCAT ACGACCACAGTCGAGTTCGACTCTCGTCTAACTCTGACAGAGACGTGAAGTGTGGAGACTACATTAACGCAAACTATGTGGAT GGCTTCAACAGACCCAGGGCCTACATCGCGGCTCAGGGCCCGTTGAAGTCCAGCACAGAGGACTTCTGGAGGATGATCTGGGAGCAGAACGTGGGCGTGATTGTTATGATCACCAACTTGgtggagaaagggagg AGGAAATGTGACCAGTACTGGCCAGTGGAAACCCAGGAGGAGTATGGCTGCTTCCTGGTGACGCTGAAGAGCACCAGAGTCCTGGCCTTCTACACCCAGAGGACGTTCACCCTGAGAAATACCCGGGTTAAGAAG GGATCTCAGAAGGGGCGGGGTCACGAACGCACTGTGGTCCAGTACCACTACACCCAGTGGCCCGACATGGGTGTCCCGGAGTACACCCTGCCTGTGCTCACGTTCGTGCGGAAGTCCTCCCTGGCCAGGGGAGGGGACAAGGGGCCTGTAGTCATCCATTGCAG TGCTGGAGTGGGTAGGACTGGAACCTACATCGTCCTGGACAGCATGTTACAACAGATTAAGGAACAGGGAACGGTCAACATCACTGGCTTCCTTAAACACATCCGCACGCAGAGGAACTACCTCGTACAGACAGAG gAGCAGTACGTCTTCACCCACGACGCCCTGGTGGAGGGAATCCTGAGCCAGGAGACGGAGGTTCCATCCACCCGTATCCACGGCTACGTCAACGACCTCCTGACCCCAGCACCCTCCGGCAGGACGCGCTTGGAAAAGCAGTTCAAG TTAATAACCCAGTCCAATGCCAAGCAGTGTGACTACTCTGCAGCCCTCAAACAGTGCAACAGAGAAAAGAACCGGAACTCCTCTCTCATCCCGG TGGAGAGGTCCAGAGTCTGTCTGTCGACAGTGGCAGGAGAGACTTCCGACTATATAAACGCGTCGTACATCATG GGGTACCATCACAGCAGTGAGTTCATTGTGACCCAGACGCCACTTCCCAGCACCACTAAGGACTTCTGGAGGATGATCTGGGACCACAACGCCCAGGTTATCATCACACTGCCAAGTACACAGAGTCAG acagaggaggaggaagagtgtgTGTTCTGGCCCCAAAAggaccagccaatcagctacgAGGCATTCACAGTCTCCCTCGCCCGAGAGGACCACGTGTGCCTGTCCAACGAGGAGATGCTGGTGGTGCAGGACTTTGTTCTGGAGGCCACGCAG gatgaCTATGTCCTGGAGGTGAGGCAGTACCGGGCCCCACAGTGGCCCAGCCCAGACGGTCCCATCAGCCACACCTTCGAGCTGATCAAAATCATCAGAGAGGACACTGGCTCTCGGGACGGGCCCGTCGTCGTACAGGACAC GTTCGGCGGAGTCACTGCAGGAACATTCTGTGCCCTGACGACGCTAATGCACCAGCTTGAGGAAGAGAACTCCATCGATGTCTACCAGGTGGCCAAGATGACCAACCTCATGAGGCCGGGAGTCTTCACTGACATT